From Enterococcus wangshanyuanii, the proteins below share one genomic window:
- a CDS encoding TIGR02677 family protein: MKKIMPANYLTVENFERYRRIMGRFYQRHRQMQGSLYRPEVIEMMQQDYSEDYGELEVDQDLENLVSWGNLEKQQEMIQPRSIEEWRNKNFRYQITEAGVLVEEMVYQITHSKQVSKGALDEGDFRRLLQLLTDLINHAGDPVELWLDIRAEFGQIRKKTANYIRYITSPEVDSRMKTEAFLIYKDNFMNYLREFIVSVQNLYFRFQEVIQKFSTINQQELIAGLYLKEQEVPIFDGITESEVADQVVGEMNALHDWFIGGGQRPSEYDNLMEQTNQMIAKITNLIYYFGQEIRQYQSRKKDYLHLASWFSKVEELSEAQKMYAGIFGLEHSRHFYVTEGTDATSNRENSWTLTPGTLFLNKRGHGARQERKASSFKMNVTAQFEAQEQYRQKVLAQRERIDSYFKEGLLDFSTLDRLDAGARQMFLKWISSAISMQVPNHQQIEKIVQQTIVTELDFEVTINIDLSQSIEVACVDGQLTMPYVVMERVVG, translated from the coding sequence ATGAAGAAAATAATGCCAGCCAATTATTTGACAGTAGAAAATTTTGAGCGTTATAGACGAATTATGGGGCGTTTTTATCAACGTCATCGGCAAATGCAAGGCTCCTTATATCGACCAGAAGTGATAGAAATGATGCAGCAGGACTATTCAGAAGATTATGGCGAATTAGAAGTTGATCAGGATTTGGAAAATTTAGTTTCGTGGGGAAATTTAGAGAAGCAGCAAGAGATGATCCAACCTCGATCTATTGAAGAGTGGCGTAACAAAAATTTCCGTTATCAAATCACTGAAGCGGGTGTACTAGTGGAAGAAATGGTCTATCAAATAACACATTCTAAGCAAGTTTCAAAAGGGGCGCTAGATGAAGGGGACTTCCGTAGATTATTACAATTACTAACGGATTTAATTAATCATGCTGGAGATCCAGTAGAATTATGGTTGGACATTCGTGCCGAGTTTGGGCAGATTCGTAAAAAAACAGCAAATTACATCCGCTATATTACAAGTCCGGAAGTGGATAGTCGAATGAAAACAGAAGCTTTTCTCATTTATAAAGATAATTTCATGAACTATTTACGGGAGTTTATTGTTAGTGTGCAAAATCTTTATTTTCGGTTTCAAGAAGTGATTCAAAAATTTTCAACGATTAATCAGCAGGAGTTAATTGCAGGTTTATATTTAAAAGAACAAGAAGTTCCTATTTTTGATGGCATTACTGAATCTGAGGTAGCTGATCAGGTAGTTGGGGAAATGAATGCACTTCATGATTGGTTTATAGGTGGTGGGCAACGACCTAGTGAATATGATAACTTGATGGAGCAAACCAATCAAATGATCGCCAAGATCACAAACTTGATTTATTATTTTGGACAGGAAATTAGACAATATCAAAGTCGGAAAAAGGATTATCTCCATCTAGCAAGTTGGTTTTCCAAAGTAGAGGAGTTGTCAGAAGCACAGAAAATGTATGCTGGAATTTTTGGTTTAGAGCATTCTCGTCATTTTTATGTGACTGAAGGTACCGATGCAACAAGCAATCGGGAAAATAGTTGGACATTAACGCCAGGAACTCTTTTTCTTAATAAAAGAGGACATGGAGCGCGTCAGGAACGGAAGGCTTCCAGTTTCAAAATGAATGTGACCGCTCAGTTTGAAGCACAAGAGCAGTATCGTCAGAAGGTTTTAGCGCAGCGTGAACGGATTGATAGCTATTTCAAGGAGGGCTTACTTGATTTTTCAACGCTTGATCGATTAGATGCTGGAGCTCGTCAGATGTTTTTAAAATGGATCAGTAGTGCAATTTCAATGCAAGTACCTAATCATCAGCAGATAGAAAAAATAGTACAGCAGACAATCGTGACTGAATTAGACTTTGAAGTTACGATTAATATCGATTTAAGTCAAAGTATTGAAGTAGCATGTGTTGATGGTCAGCTAACTATGCCTTATGTCGTGATGGAAAGGGTGGTAGGATGA
- a CDS encoding TIGR02678 family protein, whose translation MKPEEFGLAVKLLVENFWIIREDQPENYNFLRRHQQYIQREFRQRFGLNVTIRPQYIQVLKRPFQLEAWMGNHEFIMPMDFSLFCCGMAYVEELETDAPFMMHELVQGIQLMIPEALMIDWTNYNHRKSLVRAVKKMEQLRLIKRIEGEVSDFEQREDNTEILFMTTPMARAFLARAPQSYTQYESFNEFKADLEDSRRSLERNQVIYQRLLMTPQIKRTAQNEDIFALMRNYYRYTQEYVESNTPFHFELYRDYAAFTLEQRDNWQELFPSRQVVDEVLIQLATILRQEEFIPTAYGEIYLTEEQWSGLVKELQENYCSFWSKEFKEKSLSQLSDTLFHRGISWGMFECIEDKIIIQPAFGRLVAEMRKENDE comes from the coding sequence ATGAAACCAGAAGAGTTTGGACTGGCAGTAAAATTGTTAGTTGAAAATTTTTGGATTATTCGAGAAGATCAACCTGAAAACTACAACTTTTTACGTCGTCATCAGCAGTATATTCAACGAGAATTTCGGCAACGTTTTGGGTTAAATGTTACGATACGTCCTCAATATATACAGGTGCTAAAACGTCCATTTCAATTAGAAGCATGGATGGGCAATCATGAATTCATCATGCCTATGGATTTTTCTTTATTTTGTTGTGGTATGGCTTATGTAGAGGAACTGGAAACAGATGCGCCTTTTATGATGCATGAGCTTGTACAGGGAATTCAACTCATGATTCCTGAAGCCTTGATGATAGATTGGACAAATTATAATCATCGTAAAAGTTTAGTGCGAGCTGTAAAAAAAATGGAGCAATTACGGTTAATTAAGAGAATTGAAGGAGAAGTGTCAGATTTTGAGCAAAGGGAAGACAACACAGAGATTTTATTTATGACGACACCAATGGCTCGTGCTTTCCTAGCAAGAGCACCACAGTCTTATACACAGTATGAGTCCTTTAATGAATTTAAAGCAGACTTAGAGGATAGTCGCCGCAGTCTCGAACGGAATCAAGTGATTTATCAACGATTGTTAATGACACCTCAAATTAAGCGAACGGCCCAAAATGAGGACATTTTTGCTTTAATGAGAAATTATTACCGCTATACGCAGGAATATGTTGAGAGTAATACGCCTTTTCATTTTGAACTGTATCGAGATTATGCAGCTTTTACATTGGAACAGCGAGATAATTGGCAGGAATTGTTCCCTAGTCGACAAGTAGTGGATGAGGTTTTAATACAATTAGCCACGATATTACGGCAAGAGGAATTCATTCCAACAGCTTACGGTGAAATCTACCTAACTGAGGAACAATGGAGTGGGCTTGTGAAGGAGCTGCAAGAAAATTATTGCAGCTTTTGGTCAAAGGAGTTCAAAGAGAAGTCTTTAAGTCAGCTATCTGACACTCTATTTCATCGAGGCATTTCATGGGGGATGTTTGAGTGCATAGAGGATAAGATAATTATCCAACCGGCTTTCGGTCGTTTGGTGGCGGAAATGAGGAAAGAAAATGACGAATAG
- a CDS encoding TIGR02680 family protein, with the protein MTNRWVMNRVGLLNFWYYTKETFELAEGRMLLRGTNGSGKSLTMQSLFPVLFDGDTSAYRLDSFGSRDRKMEDYLLGEKGVSQRDEGIGYLFLEVKREAREEYLTVGIGMHANRGGTLKKWFFAIENNQRVGKDFELYEELHREELTPLTKAKLKNRLAGKGRIFDTQREYRSFVNQRIFGFDHLDQFDELITLLLQLRSPKLSKDFRPSVIYGILRNSLPKMKEDELLTLSKTIEQLDLHRERLEDLTREMKELNSFAKNYHNWHDELVSQIAGKWYQLFYDMKQLEKQVAELKQQLENHNIDLLENRKNFERNEQEVEALTATISQLSQHEGMNLVHQELELNKRLTQTSKDLADTKEQLVKKQQIVKEQQMELENRKYLQEELCNDLEELIQDNQQYLSYLRFEELDSSYSEKLRTTITTFERKYWLEQVRQKQSHFRELLQMLSKLVHLENQKVDLERLVGNVQQELDELQRDLRHWQQTRLAELEKWKLAIDAWLTRSPFQLSKNQYHELLYCIDNLLETEEREEVVLSPLTVSYQETLKKEQLALVPLEARLEENQTKIADIQLEIEEWQGQKAPKPYQHEGRKSNRKSWSDKAKYVLFYEGVDFQANVTEEERNRIERALFTSGILDSVISEEMLQLADDWMIKSNPQLMSSTLASVLTVNSDLPLELQSQVANVLDSIFYNEMNPMIDLPIIHQDGRFQIANLSGEMPVDYQASFIGVASQERYRQEQIKRLKTEILQLEEANQELSTQIREQKQKLQSIEEAYQERPRGTEVYQTYMETKILALALTAKEKELTIKNAELSTLQQQLLMIKTHITEKAAGDQLNQKEETYEEALQYALNYEQNLHEAFSKSSELDRQQEMLETIASHVSNYQEEELSLLDKVSVLIGEITKLERLLKENEAQQQIINVAELTAKLMAATEEQRQCQQEIKQLNQEQIKLEKARTKITGDIEHEDLQLVLLIKLESNWRALFEKELQRFNLPSTDLLMIAKEQGKELNVKELKRLEDRFSNQFGFIADQLQSYRPELVNVSGVDLSAEEEQGLGEFASFNHNKEPRFLEDGQLTTTSELLERLKDQRLTLQELLKKDDEQLFKKVILESVGKVLRIRIQQAQQWVAQMNELLQEQKNSSGLSLSISWKGVSANSEHDLSTNQLVRLLEKPTELLSDDDREVVSCHFQEKVRLAQEQLHNEPDDRSTLFQAIASVLDYRDWFEFELKYKRANEGYQPQPLTDRRFNQFSGGEKAIAMYLPLFAATYSRYEDAGEECPRVITLDEAFAGIDDQNIAELFKACEQLNFNYVMNSQALFGDYPTVSKLAIYELLRPQNVNFVTTIRYYWDGQKKHLLTGGEELV; encoded by the coding sequence ATGACGAATAGATGGGTAATGAATCGAGTTGGCTTGTTAAATTTTTGGTATTATACAAAAGAAACGTTTGAATTAGCAGAAGGTCGAATGCTTCTTAGAGGGACAAATGGATCGGGAAAGTCATTGACGATGCAAAGCTTATTTCCAGTGCTATTTGATGGAGACACCAGTGCCTATCGCTTGGATTCCTTTGGTTCCAGAGATCGAAAAATGGAAGATTATTTGTTAGGTGAAAAAGGTGTGTCTCAACGAGATGAAGGGATAGGCTATCTATTTTTAGAAGTAAAACGGGAAGCTCGAGAGGAATATTTGACCGTTGGAATTGGGATGCATGCGAATCGAGGCGGAACGCTCAAAAAATGGTTTTTTGCTATTGAAAATAATCAGCGAGTAGGCAAAGATTTTGAGCTTTATGAAGAACTTCATCGAGAGGAATTGACCCCTTTAACCAAAGCGAAATTAAAGAATCGTTTAGCAGGAAAAGGGCGTATTTTTGATACACAAAGAGAGTATAGATCATTTGTCAATCAGCGGATTTTTGGGTTCGATCACTTAGATCAGTTTGACGAATTGATTACATTGCTATTACAGCTGCGTTCTCCAAAGCTATCTAAGGATTTTCGTCCATCTGTGATTTATGGCATTTTGCGTAATTCCTTACCGAAAATGAAAGAAGACGAATTATTGACATTGTCGAAAACGATTGAACAACTCGATCTTCATCGAGAACGTTTGGAGGATTTAACTCGTGAAATGAAAGAATTGAATTCTTTTGCTAAAAATTATCACAATTGGCATGATGAGTTAGTCTCTCAAATTGCTGGAAAGTGGTACCAGCTTTTTTATGATATGAAACAATTAGAGAAACAAGTTGCTGAACTTAAACAACAATTGGAAAATCATAACATAGATTTATTGGAAAACAGGAAGAATTTTGAGAGAAATGAGCAGGAAGTAGAGGCCCTGACAGCCACTATCTCACAATTAAGTCAGCACGAAGGAATGAATTTAGTCCATCAGGAGTTAGAACTCAACAAGCGACTTACTCAAACATCAAAGGATTTAGCTGATACAAAAGAGCAATTAGTGAAAAAGCAGCAGATAGTGAAAGAGCAACAAATGGAATTGGAAAATCGAAAATATTTACAGGAGGAGCTTTGCAATGATTTAGAAGAACTCATTCAAGATAACCAGCAATATCTTTCTTATTTGCGTTTCGAGGAGTTAGATAGTTCCTATTCAGAAAAGTTACGTACAACTATTACAACCTTTGAACGAAAATATTGGTTAGAACAAGTTCGTCAAAAACAAAGTCATTTCCGTGAACTATTGCAGATGTTATCGAAATTGGTACATTTGGAGAATCAGAAGGTGGATCTGGAACGCTTGGTTGGGAATGTGCAGCAAGAACTGGATGAGTTGCAACGAGATCTTCGGCATTGGCAACAAACACGACTCGCTGAGCTAGAAAAGTGGAAATTAGCGATTGATGCCTGGTTGACTAGGTCTCCCTTTCAATTATCAAAGAATCAATACCATGAGTTGCTTTATTGCATTGATAATTTGTTGGAAACAGAAGAACGTGAGGAAGTTGTTCTATCTCCTTTGACAGTTTCTTATCAGGAGACCTTGAAAAAGGAGCAATTAGCATTAGTACCTTTGGAGGCTCGTTTAGAAGAAAATCAAACTAAAATTGCGGATATTCAACTGGAAATTGAAGAATGGCAGGGACAGAAAGCGCCTAAACCATATCAGCATGAAGGGAGGAAAAGCAATCGAAAGAGCTGGAGTGATAAAGCTAAGTATGTTTTGTTTTATGAAGGAGTAGACTTTCAAGCAAATGTGACAGAAGAAGAACGAAATCGCATCGAAAGAGCTTTATTCACGTCTGGTATTTTGGATAGTGTCATTAGTGAGGAAATGTTGCAATTGGCAGATGATTGGATGATTAAATCCAACCCGCAGTTAATGTCTTCTACTTTAGCGAGCGTTTTAACTGTAAATTCAGATTTGCCTCTTGAGTTGCAGAGTCAGGTTGCAAATGTGCTAGATAGTATCTTTTACAATGAGATGAACCCAATGATAGACTTACCAATAATACATCAAGATGGCCGTTTTCAGATTGCCAACCTTAGTGGTGAAATGCCTGTTGATTATCAGGCTTCCTTTATTGGTGTTGCCAGTCAGGAACGCTATCGTCAGGAGCAAATCAAGAGACTGAAAACAGAGATTCTGCAATTAGAAGAAGCAAATCAGGAGCTTTCTACTCAAATTAGAGAACAAAAGCAGAAGCTTCAATCAATTGAAGAAGCTTATCAAGAGCGTCCAAGAGGAACAGAAGTGTATCAAACATATATGGAAACAAAAATTTTGGCGCTAGCATTAACAGCTAAGGAAAAGGAATTAACAATTAAAAATGCTGAATTAAGTACCTTGCAGCAGCAACTTTTAATGATAAAGACGCACATAACGGAGAAAGCAGCTGGAGATCAACTAAATCAAAAAGAGGAAACGTATGAAGAGGCGTTACAATACGCACTAAACTATGAACAGAACCTTCATGAGGCGTTCAGTAAATCATCAGAACTCGATCGGCAACAGGAAATGCTAGAGACCATTGCTTCCCATGTTAGTAACTATCAAGAAGAAGAGCTTAGTTTGTTGGATAAAGTGAGTGTGTTAATAGGTGAAATAACTAAATTGGAACGACTGCTTAAAGAGAATGAAGCACAGCAGCAAATCATTAATGTTGCAGAACTCACTGCTAAATTGATGGCAGCAACAGAGGAACAACGGCAGTGCCAACAAGAAATCAAACAGTTGAATCAAGAACAAATTAAGTTAGAAAAGGCCAGAACAAAAATTACAGGAGATATAGAGCATGAGGACCTTCAATTGGTTCTATTAATCAAGTTAGAAAGTAATTGGCGAGCGTTATTTGAAAAAGAGCTGCAAAGATTTAACCTACCAAGCACTGATTTGTTAATGATTGCTAAGGAGCAGGGGAAAGAGTTAAATGTTAAAGAATTGAAAAGGCTAGAAGATCGTTTTTCTAATCAGTTTGGTTTTATCGCAGATCAATTACAGAGTTATCGACCTGAATTGGTGAATGTTAGTGGTGTGGATTTGTCAGCGGAAGAAGAACAAGGGCTGGGTGAATTTGCTTCCTTTAATCATAACAAGGAACCAAGATTTTTAGAAGATGGACAATTAACTACAACTAGTGAGTTATTGGAGCGATTGAAAGATCAGCGTTTAACATTACAAGAGTTATTGAAGAAGGATGATGAGCAACTCTTCAAAAAGGTTATTTTGGAATCTGTGGGAAAAGTCCTTCGGATCCGTATTCAGCAAGCCCAGCAATGGGTAGCGCAAATGAACGAGTTGCTACAAGAACAAAAAAACTCTTCAGGATTGTCTTTAAGTATTAGCTGGAAAGGAGTCTCTGCTAATTCTGAGCATGATCTTAGTACCAATCAACTTGTTCGCCTATTAGAAAAACCAACGGAACTCTTGTCAGACGATGATCGAGAGGTAGTTTCTTGCCATTTTCAGGAAAAAGTTCGTTTAGCTCAAGAACAATTACACAATGAACCAGATGATCGAAGTACTTTATTCCAAGCAATTGCAAGTGTGTTAGATTATCGAGATTGGTTTGAATTTGAGCTGAAATATAAGCGGGCAAATGAAGGCTATCAGCCTCAACCATTAACGGATCGTCGTTTTAATCAATTCTCTGGAGGAGAAAAAGCGATAGCAATGTATTTACCGTTATTTGCTGCAACTTATTCTCGTTATGAAGATGCCGGAGAGGAATGTCCGCGAGTAATTACATTGGATGAAGCTTTTGCTGGAATTGATGATCAAAATATTGCAGAGCTGTTTAAAGCCTGTGAGCAGCTTAATTTTAACTATGTGATGAATTCACAGGCACTTTTTGGGGATTACCCTACTGTTTCTAAATTAGCGATTTATGAATTGTTACGACCACAGAATGTCAATTTTGTTACAACAATCCGCTATTATTGGGATGGGCAAAAGAAGCATTTGCTAACAGGAGGTGAGGAACTTGTCTGA
- a CDS encoding DUF2399 domain-containing protein has protein sequence MSDPKEYFKQPVFHVLGKELWRRYWLNGAFGNSVGLSLFSKVDTDPLRSFLGMTVLSWDQKKRIRIVDLEQAFVESILEWTLSDFVVFIMKKPLALKATFEQSEALAFEHFKAAVKAIDASFTSLLTERQLKEWWKKKLPNLLIFNQVSNAIKSLPKNDFLRLPVFAYKVTGLPHAFDENNDGGVLFLQMLTAMSTQLPENQIELEKAEQRHGLLNEFYLLKDDIMNYAAIRGLTAQDAKNKENQMWRQACIEGISWNVPLKEILRMTTIYPYIGEKVLVVENSGIYSILVELLPEVPILCSSGQFTFAIWQLLRKLAATGTVIYYSGDIDPEGLGMAQKLKNTFGSQLKFLGMNQQNFTLAKSDLTLSNSRLKKLDSLKEHQLTMLGKLIHEEQKVAYQEGFLQELIKEIICEFKDVA, from the coding sequence TTGTCTGATCCTAAAGAATACTTTAAACAGCCTGTTTTTCATGTGTTAGGTAAGGAATTATGGCGTCGGTACTGGTTGAATGGAGCATTTGGAAATAGTGTTGGCTTGTCTCTTTTTAGCAAAGTTGACACGGATCCATTGCGATCTTTTCTTGGCATGACAGTCCTTTCTTGGGATCAAAAGAAACGAATTCGGATTGTAGATTTAGAGCAAGCTTTTGTAGAAAGTATCTTAGAATGGACATTATCAGATTTTGTTGTTTTTATTATGAAGAAACCATTAGCTTTAAAAGCAACGTTCGAACAGTCAGAAGCACTTGCTTTTGAACATTTTAAAGCGGCTGTAAAAGCTATTGATGCTAGCTTTACCTCATTACTAACAGAGCGTCAACTGAAAGAGTGGTGGAAGAAGAAACTGCCGAATTTGCTTATCTTTAATCAAGTATCAAACGCTATAAAAAGCTTGCCTAAAAATGATTTTTTACGCTTGCCAGTATTTGCTTATAAAGTTACAGGGTTGCCACATGCATTTGATGAAAATAATGATGGCGGAGTGTTATTTTTACAAATGCTGACAGCAATGTCAACTCAACTGCCAGAGAATCAAATTGAGTTGGAAAAAGCGGAGCAACGTCATGGTTTACTAAATGAATTTTACTTATTGAAGGATGACATTATGAACTATGCAGCTATCCGAGGATTGACTGCACAAGATGCAAAAAATAAAGAAAATCAAATGTGGCGACAGGCTTGTATTGAAGGAATTAGTTGGAATGTTCCTTTAAAAGAAATTTTACGAATGACGACGATTTATCCTTATATTGGGGAGAAGGTTTTGGTAGTAGAGAACTCTGGTATTTACTCGATTTTAGTGGAATTACTACCAGAGGTGCCAATTCTTTGCTCTAGTGGTCAATTCACCTTTGCTATTTGGCAGCTATTGCGTAAATTAGCAGCTACTGGAACTGTTATCTATTATAGCGGTGATATTGATCCTGAAGGTTTAGGAATGGCTCAAAAATTGAAAAACACTTTTGGTTCTCAATTAAAATTTTTAGGAATGAACCAACAAAATTTTACATTAGCAAAATCTGACTTGACTCTGAGTAACAGCCGGTTAAAGAAACTAGATAGTCTTAAGGAACATCAATTAACAATGTTAGGAAAGTTGATTCATGAAGAACAAAAAGTTGCCTATCAAGAGGGCTTCTTACAAGAATTGATAAAAGAGATTATTTGTGAATTTAAGGATGTGGCATAG
- a CDS encoding ATP-binding cassette domain-containing protein, whose translation MNKVEKRSFREQLSVATQTSYIFQNSLEENAFLSDGNNNIYMKMKQILSIDDKLTQKNVRVLSGGERQKINLMIAFVRDKKIMILDEPFSGLDQQSTENLLEYLAATKNNKIYFVVTHDNYFDQLANKIIQL comes from the coding sequence TTGAATAAAGTTGAAAAAAGATCTTTTAGAGAACAATTATCTGTTGCAACACAAACCTCATATATTTTTCAAAATTCACTTGAAGAAAATGCCTTTTTAAGTGATGGAAATAATAATATATATATGAAAATGAAGCAAATTTTAAGTATTGATGATAAGTTAACTCAAAAAAATGTTAGAGTTTTATCTGGAGGTGAAAGACAAAAAATAAATTTAATGATAGCTTTTGTTAGAGATAAGAAAATAATGATTCTAGATGAACCATTCTCAGGATTGGATCAACAGTCAACTGAAAACTTACTTGAATATTTAGCCGCTACAAAAAACAATAAAATTTATTTTGTCGTGACTCATGATAATTATTTTGATCAATTGGCAAATAAAATAATTCAACTTTAG
- a CDS encoding serine hydrolase domain-containing protein: protein MENEKKENEFSGIILKREKQQFQIEMYGHRDKSNQLAIHIDTKFGTASMGKIFVAVAIMKLIEQKKLSLETTLNNFYGTSLKEIDGDITIYELLTHTSGIQDYFDESIEADYEQLWQKIPNYSIRKNSDIMPLFIDKKQDSKRRGEFIYNNAGYVLLADIIEKITNCHFDQVLKDMVFDKLHMSNTGYFELDNLPANTAIGYIKEQGENPRSNIYSIDCKGTGAGGCYTTVMDICNFWDGLFSYEILSEKSISEMIKKHAGNEKEQYGLGIWLVNPTKKHTHIYIEGCDPGVSCISLFNPLEKDIFTVFSNYEDNVWDLARNYLADKKNNV, encoded by the coding sequence TTGGAAAATGAGAAGAAAGAGAATGAATTTTCAGGAATTATTCTGAAAAGAGAGAAGCAGCAATTTCAGATTGAAATGTATGGACATCGTGATAAATCAAATCAGTTAGCTATTCATATTGATACAAAGTTTGGCACTGCTTCTATGGGAAAAATATTTGTGGCAGTGGCTATAATGAAACTTATTGAGCAAAAGAAACTGTCATTAGAAACAACCTTGAATAATTTTTATGGTACTTCTTTAAAAGAAATCGACGGAGATATAACTATATACGAATTATTGACCCATACTTCAGGTATTCAGGACTATTTTGATGAATCGATTGAGGCGGATTACGAGCAACTTTGGCAAAAGATACCTAATTACTCTATTCGAAAAAATAGTGATATAATGCCACTGTTTATTGATAAAAAACAAGATAGCAAAAGACGAGGAGAATTTATTTATAATAACGCAGGATATGTACTTTTAGCAGATATTATTGAAAAAATAACGAATTGTCATTTTGATCAAGTTTTGAAAGACATGGTGTTTGATAAACTTCATATGTCAAATACTGGATATTTTGAATTGGACAATTTACCTGCGAATACAGCAATTGGCTATATAAAAGAACAAGGTGAAAACCCTCGTAGTAATATTTATTCTATTGATTGTAAAGGAACAGGAGCAGGTGGGTGCTATACAACAGTAATGGACATTTGTAACTTTTGGGATGGACTGTTCTCCTATGAAATCTTATCTGAAAAGAGCATTTCAGAGATGATTAAAAAACATGCAGGAAATGAAAAAGAACAATACGGACTTGGAATTTGGTTGGTGAATCCAACAAAAAAACATACGCATATTTATATTGAAGGTTGCGATCCCGGTGTTTCCTGTATTTCACTGTTCAATCCGTTGGAAAAAGATATATTCACAGTTTTTAGTAATTATGAAGACAATGTTTGGGACCTTGCTCGAAATTACTTAGCTGATAAAAAGAATAATGTATAG
- a CDS encoding helix-turn-helix domain-containing protein: MIKSMMPDIIDFIKTEALAKKMTSEEIANHFGYDKYHFSRKFKEINGFSIAEYISSLKIEKAVTAIDQPKKMIELQDISEFESSSSFTNTFKKFTGSAPKKYKNEMTELFSEVKSFESSNDYHAVAYYEKQDTSYCNVTIEVPENFEKGLFFIGLFRTPIPNHKPISGVATKRTKLNVLKNVPDGEYYLLICAIDRSTNIFSYFNLQNCLRGRVMEKLSFPACSGKHYTVKLRPPIPEDPPILLSVAKLLISSLKNTI; this comes from the coding sequence ATGATAAAAAGCATGATGCCTGATATCATTGACTTCATAAAAACAGAAGCACTAGCTAAAAAAATGACCAGTGAAGAAATCGCCAATCATTTTGGTTATGATAAATATCATTTCAGCAGAAAATTCAAAGAAATAAATGGCTTCAGCATTGCAGAATATATATCAAGTTTGAAAATAGAAAAGGCAGTTACTGCGATCGATCAACCCAAAAAAATGATTGAACTGCAAGATATTTCAGAGTTTGAAAGCAGTAGCAGTTTTACGAATACATTTAAAAAATTTACAGGAAGTGCGCCTAAAAAATACAAAAACGAAATGACTGAATTATTCTCTGAGGTAAAAAGTTTCGAAAGCAGCAATGACTATCATGCAGTGGCATACTATGAAAAGCAAGATACCTCTTATTGTAATGTAACGATCGAAGTACCCGAAAATTTTGAAAAAGGATTGTTTTTTATCGGATTATTCCGCACACCGATCCCAAATCATAAACCGATATCTGGCGTCGCTACTAAAAGAACTAAATTGAATGTGTTGAAGAACGTGCCAGATGGTGAATATTATTTACTGATTTGCGCTATTGATCGCTCAACCAATATTTTTTCCTACTTTAATTTGCAAAATTGTTTGAGAGGAAGAGTAATGGAAAAATTATCTTTTCCCGCATGCTCTGGGAAGCATTATACAGTAAAACTAAGACCGCCAATACCGGAAGATCCTCCCATTTTGCTAAGTGTAGCAAAGCTTTTAATATCAAGTTTGAAAAACACAATCTAG
- a CDS encoding VOC family protein, with the protein MKSFVSILEIPVLEVSRAIDFYQSILGIEIEYLEFPELKMGLFPTEGQQVVVVLMQGEDYTPSSNGVTNYLDGGDDLQVILDKIEKSGGTIVVPKTPHADEIGYFALFIDTEGNKLGLHSPN; encoded by the coding sequence ATGAAAAGTTTCGTATCTATATTAGAAATTCCAGTACTAGAAGTTTCAAGAGCCATTGATTTTTATCAATCGATTTTGGGTATTGAAATTGAATACTTAGAATTTCCAGAGTTGAAAATGGGGTTATTCCCAACAGAAGGACAACAGGTTGTAGTTGTATTAATGCAAGGAGAGGACTATACACCTTCATCAAATGGTGTGACAAACTATCTTGATGGTGGAGATGATCTTCAGGTTATACTGGATAAAATCGAGAAGAGCGGTGGCACGATCGTGGTTCCAAAAACGCCTCATGCTGATGAAATTGGTTATTTTGCATTGTTTATTGATACTGAAGGGAACAAACTAGGGTTACATTCGCCGAATTGA